In Chryseobacterium gleum, a single genomic region encodes these proteins:
- a CDS encoding tetratricopeptide repeat protein, with product MKKKLLLGILFSVSISFHIKAQDFPQKFEKEFCTCLSGKTNYTDETFKTCSYEVMSKLQKDFENFHNSTANKNRNDFMKDLMIRLINNCDPFYIHMADVKKTGMDKFRNDYKEMSIDSLKNKFTETKLLTDYWEIANWYFAHNENELAERIYKEILKNEPDQIEAAYMLGALYDELGKYREAKVLYDKVYENTGNIQYRLYSEMDLKKIK from the coding sequence ATGAAAAAAAAATTACTATTAGGAATATTGTTCTCTGTTTCAATTTCTTTTCACATTAAAGCTCAGGATTTTCCACAAAAATTTGAAAAGGAATTTTGCACTTGTTTATCTGGTAAAACAAATTATACTGATGAAACATTTAAAACTTGTTCCTATGAAGTAATGTCAAAACTTCAGAAAGATTTTGAAAACTTCCATAATAGCACAGCTAACAAAAACAGAAATGATTTCATGAAAGACCTTATGATCAGATTAATAAATAATTGTGATCCTTTCTATATTCATATGGCTGATGTAAAGAAAACAGGGATGGACAAGTTTAGAAATGATTACAAAGAAATGAGTATTGATTCTCTAAAAAATAAATTTACTGAAACAAAGCTTTTAACTGATTATTGGGAAATAGCCAATTGGTATTTTGCCCATAATGAAAATGAACTGGCTGAAAGGATTTATAAAGAAATTTTAAAAAATGAACCTGATCAAATAGAAGCTGCTTATATGCTAGGAGCACTTTATGATGAATTGGGAAAATACCGGGAAGCAAAAGTTTTATACGACAAAGTATATGAAAACACAGGAAATATACAGTATAGATTATATTCGGAAATGGACTTGAAAAAGATAAAATAA
- a CDS encoding Kelch repeat-containing protein yields MKTKLLFLLFLSSLLAHAQTLNFKSLANMSLGRGATTSVIVDDNIYVSNGYQESGGMANYIEKYNITDNKWSLLNVSISPKKFANSETYDNKIYIFNGWGNSHLEIVDLATLKVTKGAVNRSYTGNAGSAIHNGKIYVFGGSGLNGAATTAFSNRFQYYDIASDTWHPLPDMPTSREAKGKIVNDKLYVIGGFNGTSSRLINIYDINTNRWTDQITMPAGISGHSLAVSGDKIFIAGGYNNQTFLAYFDTATNKFHQLSSNMIPRRHAAAEVYNNKLYIIGGSTTSVTKSAIKSLQAADISENALSSNTAGEDRETKTRVYTNASKDGFIISNKNNSNQFEFTVYSLDGEVINRGFAYYNRNIDLSKVQRGTYIFSFKDEKGVLQKIRIVR; encoded by the coding sequence TTGAAAACAAAATTATTATTCCTGTTATTTTTAAGTTCACTGCTGGCTCATGCACAAACGCTTAATTTTAAAAGTCTCGCCAATATGTCTTTAGGGAGAGGAGCTACAACCAGTGTCATTGTAGATGATAATATCTATGTGAGCAACGGATATCAGGAAAGCGGAGGTATGGCCAATTATATTGAAAAATACAATATTACAGACAACAAATGGAGTCTTCTCAATGTTAGTATCAGTCCTAAAAAATTTGCTAATTCGGAGACGTATGATAATAAAATCTATATTTTTAACGGCTGGGGAAACAGCCATCTTGAAATTGTAGATCTTGCAACCCTGAAAGTAACGAAGGGAGCTGTTAACCGCTCCTATACAGGAAATGCCGGTTCTGCCATCCATAACGGAAAAATATATGTGTTCGGCGGCAGCGGACTGAATGGCGCTGCAACAACCGCATTTTCCAACAGATTCCAATATTATGATATTGCTTCAGATACCTGGCATCCATTACCGGATATGCCCACCTCCAGAGAAGCAAAGGGCAAAATTGTGAATGATAAATTGTATGTCATTGGCGGTTTCAACGGTACTTCATCCCGCCTGATCAATATCTACGACATCAACACCAATCGCTGGACCGATCAGATTACGATGCCGGCCGGGATATCAGGACATTCATTAGCGGTATCCGGTGATAAGATTTTTATTGCAGGAGGTTATAATAATCAGACGTTTCTGGCCTATTTTGATACCGCAACCAATAAATTCCATCAGCTGTCATCCAATATGATTCCCAGAAGACACGCTGCAGCGGAAGTTTATAACAATAAATTATACATCATCGGCGGAAGTACAACTTCTGTAACCAAATCAGCTATTAAAAGCTTACAGGCAGCAGATATTTCTGAAAACGCGCTCTCTTCAAATACAGCCGGGGAAGACCGTGAGACTAAAACAAGAGTGTATACCAATGCATCTAAAGATGGTTTTATCATCAGCAATAAAAATAACAGCAATCAATTTGAGTTTACCGTGTACTCTTTAGATGGAGAAGTGATCAACAGAGGCTTTGCCTAT